A stretch of the Desulfatibacillum aliphaticivorans DSM 15576 genome encodes the following:
- the hemC gene encoding hydroxymethylbilane synthase translates to MADQILIKIGTRGSPLALWQAEHVAALLERRNPNVKTELVVIKTKGDKILDVPLAKVGGKGLFVKEIEESLLDGRTDMAVHSMKDVPSEFPPGLCLAAIMEREDPRDALICSRAKGLLDLPPNAKIGTSSLRRSAQLLALMPDLQIEPLRGNIGTRLDKLTSLNLDAIVLAAAGVKRMAMDDKVSEYIPEETVLPAVGQGAMGIEIREDDPVAGPLARALNHEPTQVIVTGERAFLKRLDGGCQVPVAAHGRLKGDFLQLTGVIAGVDGTPIFRDSVSGKKEDAKELGVKLAEKLLNAGGKAVLDELLDH, encoded by the coding sequence ATGGCGGATCAAATCCTCATTAAAATAGGAACCCGGGGCAGCCCCCTTGCCCTGTGGCAGGCTGAGCATGTTGCAGCGCTTCTGGAGCGCCGGAATCCCAACGTGAAGACCGAGCTGGTCGTCATCAAGACCAAGGGCGACAAAATCCTGGACGTGCCCCTGGCCAAGGTGGGCGGCAAAGGCTTGTTCGTCAAGGAGATCGAAGAATCCCTTTTGGACGGCCGGACCGACATGGCCGTGCATTCCATGAAGGACGTGCCTTCGGAATTTCCCCCCGGGCTGTGTCTTGCTGCGATAATGGAGCGGGAGGACCCCCGGGACGCTTTGATTTGCTCCAGGGCCAAGGGTCTCTTGGACCTGCCGCCCAACGCCAAGATCGGCACAAGCAGCCTGCGGCGTTCGGCCCAGTTATTGGCCCTTATGCCGGATCTGCAAATTGAACCTTTGCGCGGCAATATCGGCACTCGTCTGGACAAGCTCACTTCCCTGAACCTGGACGCCATTGTGCTTGCAGCCGCAGGCGTCAAACGCATGGCCATGGACGACAAGGTTTCGGAATACATTCCCGAGGAGACCGTGCTTCCGGCCGTGGGCCAGGGCGCCATGGGCATTGAAATCCGGGAGGACGATCCCGTGGCCGGGCCGCTGGCCAGAGCCTTGAACCACGAGCCGACCCAGGTGATCGTCACCGGCGAACGGGCTTTTTTGAAGCGTCTGGACGGCGGATGCCAGGTTCCCGTGGCAGCCCACGGCAGGCTAAAGGGAGACTTCCTGCAACTGACCGGCGTCATCGCCGGAGTGGACGGGACCCCGATTTTCCGCGACAGCGTTTCCGGCAAAAAGGAAGACGCCAAGGAACTGGGAGTCAAACTGGCGGAGAAGCTCCTGAACGCCGGCGGCAAGGCCGTACTGGACGAATTGCTGGATCATTAA
- the cobA gene encoding uroporphyrinogen-III C-methyltransferase yields the protein MGKVYLIGAGPGDVGLITVKGLDCVKTADVVVYDYLASPRLLAYAREDAEIIYVGKKGGDHTLSQDGINALLVEKAKAGKTVARLKGGDPFIFGRGGEEAEVLKEQGQAFEIVPGVTSAIAAPAYAGIPLTHRKHTATVAFVTGHEDPTKDESNIDWAKISTGIGTIVFLMGIKNLPMITKRLMDNGRAPQTPVALVRWGTTPGQETVTGTLETIVDIAQKAKIKPPAVIVVGEVVDLRPVLNWFETKPLFGQKILVTRSRKQASALVEKLADLGADCVETPTIELVPPKDPKPLEDAVDNIAAYDWVVLTSVNGVDYFFDCLFSKGKDARALANAKVAAIGPATSAKLREYGLVTDIVPKTYRAESVVEAFLQEDMKDKKVLLPRAAQARPILPVELKKMGALVDEVPAYETVQASQDQAQVLWERLESGEITMTTFTSSSTVSNFVALFDKEKLLKVMEGVKTASIGPITSDTARDLGLKVDMEAEAYTIDGLIQAILDGVGK from the coding sequence ATGGGCAAAGTGTATCTCATCGGGGCGGGCCCCGGAGACGTAGGCCTTATCACGGTTAAGGGCCTGGATTGCGTAAAAACCGCGGATGTGGTCGTCTACGATTACCTGGCGTCTCCCAGGCTGCTGGCCTACGCCCGGGAAGACGCGGAAATCATCTACGTGGGCAAAAAGGGCGGGGACCACACCCTTTCCCAGGACGGCATCAACGCCCTTTTGGTGGAAAAAGCCAAGGCAGGGAAGACCGTAGCGCGCTTGAAAGGCGGCGACCCTTTTATTTTCGGACGCGGCGGCGAGGAAGCCGAAGTTCTGAAGGAACAAGGCCAAGCCTTTGAAATCGTGCCCGGCGTCACCTCGGCCATTGCAGCCCCGGCTTATGCAGGCATTCCCCTGACCCATAGGAAGCATACGGCCACCGTGGCTTTTGTCACCGGCCACGAAGACCCGACCAAAGACGAATCCAACATCGATTGGGCCAAAATTTCCACGGGAATCGGCACCATCGTGTTTTTGATGGGCATCAAGAATCTGCCCATGATCACCAAACGGCTTATGGACAACGGCCGCGCTCCCCAAACCCCGGTTGCCCTGGTGCGTTGGGGAACCACTCCGGGCCAGGAAACGGTCACGGGAACCCTGGAAACCATCGTGGACATCGCCCAAAAGGCGAAAATCAAGCCGCCGGCCGTCATCGTGGTGGGCGAGGTGGTGGATCTGCGCCCCGTGCTTAACTGGTTTGAAACCAAGCCCCTGTTCGGCCAGAAAATCCTGGTCACCCGCAGCCGCAAGCAGGCCAGCGCGTTGGTGGAAAAGCTGGCCGATCTCGGCGCCGACTGCGTGGAGACTCCGACCATTGAACTGGTTCCGCCCAAGGACCCCAAACCCCTGGAAGACGCGGTGGACAACATCGCCGCCTATGACTGGGTGGTCCTGACCAGCGTGAACGGCGTGGATTATTTTTTCGACTGCCTGTTTTCCAAAGGCAAGGACGCCCGCGCCCTGGCCAATGCCAAAGTGGCGGCCATCGGTCCGGCCACGTCGGCCAAATTGCGGGAATACGGCCTGGTTACGGACATCGTGCCCAAGACATACCGCGCCGAGTCCGTGGTGGAAGCCTTCCTGCAGGAGGACATGAAGGATAAAAAAGTGCTTCTGCCCCGAGCCGCCCAAGCCCGCCCCATCCTGCCCGTGGAGTTGAAAAAAATGGGCGCCCTGGTGGACGAGGTTCCGGCTTACGAAACGGTCCAGGCTTCCCAGGATCAGGCCCAGGTTTTGTGGGAAAGGCTGGAATCCGGCGAGATTACCATGACCACCTTCACAAGCTCCTCCACGGTGAGCAACTTTGTGGCCTTATTTGACAAGGAAAAGCTCCTGAAGGTCATGGAAGGCGTTAAAACCGCCAGCATCGGCCCCATAACCAGCGACACGGCCCGAGACCTTGGGCTTAAGGTGGACATGGAGGCGGAAGCCTACACCATCGACGGCCTGATCCAGGCCATTTTGGACGGAGTCGGCAAATAA
- a CDS encoding sigma-54 interaction domain-containing protein: protein MVGASGLMKEVFRQIRQAAMSDIPVLISGETGTGKDLVANAIHQISARQEYPFIPIHLGSLPSELVSSELFGHEKGAFTGAWKRHKGSFEKAKKGTVFLDEVGTIDQKNQVALLRVLETQSFNRIGGTVNIKTNVRVVAATNENLAAAVAKKKFREDLFYRLDVFSITIPPVRKRPGDISLLVDYYLRRFNDAYQKNIMGLSPQCISIMEAYEWPGNVREIKNIIHRAVVLCDEKVLLPKHLPKRLLEGSGNSHPVDIRVGDSIEEAEYKLIVETLNVAMNNKSRAAKMLGISRRALYNKLEKHNLML from the coding sequence ATGGTCGGCGCCTCCGGACTCATGAAGGAGGTTTTCAGGCAGATTCGCCAGGCCGCCATGTCGGATATTCCCGTATTGATCAGCGGGGAGACCGGCACGGGCAAGGACCTGGTGGCCAACGCCATCCACCAGATCAGCGCCAGGCAGGAATATCCGTTCATCCCCATCCATCTTGGGTCCCTGCCCTCGGAGCTTGTATCAAGCGAGCTTTTCGGCCATGAAAAAGGCGCCTTCACCGGCGCCTGGAAGCGCCATAAAGGGTCCTTTGAAAAAGCCAAAAAAGGAACGGTCTTTTTGGATGAAGTGGGCACCATCGACCAAAAAAACCAGGTGGCGCTTTTGCGGGTTCTGGAGACCCAGTCCTTTAATCGAATCGGCGGAACCGTCAATATTAAAACCAATGTTCGGGTTGTGGCGGCCACCAATGAAAATCTGGCCGCTGCGGTGGCTAAGAAAAAATTCCGGGAAGACCTTTTTTACAGGCTGGACGTTTTTTCCATAACCATTCCCCCGGTAAGAAAAAGGCCTGGGGACATCTCCCTGCTGGTGGATTATTATCTAAGGCGATTTAACGACGCCTACCAAAAAAATATCATGGGCCTTTCGCCCCAGTGCATTTCCATCATGGAAGCCTACGAATGGCCTGGAAATGTCAGGGAAATCAAGAACATCATCCACCGGGCGGTGGTGCTGTGCGACGAAAAGGTGCTCCTGCCCAAGCACCTTCCCAAAAGGCTTTTGGAGGGCAGCGGAAACAGCCATCCGGTGGACATAAGAGTCGGGGATTCCATTGAAGAGGCGGAATACAAGCTGATTGTGGAAACCCTGAATGTGGCCATGAACAATAAAAGCCGCGCCGCCAAAATGCTGGGAATCAGCCGAAGGGCCCTCTATAACAAATTGGAAAAACACAACCTGATGCTCTAA
- a CDS encoding CinA family nicotinamide mononucleotide deamidase-related protein, translating into MQTIHAQILATGDELTTGTLVDSNSAYMAEQLEMMGVSVRRHVTVGDDMDDLVRALKDIGEQADVALVTGGLGPTMDDLSAEAAAKAAGVDLELDEEALAWIEALFKSVGRNLGRNLGESNRKQAYFPQGSVRLDNPVGTAPGFSLIIGKCRFFFMPGVPREMKLMLADQVIPRIEEMLEDVTISGMRTICTYGMPEARVGELIADVADGEPGMKIGLRASFPVIQVKIYARAESKMGVERILDEGTDKILDRLKNNVFSVGGRNMEEVVGLMLKDEKATLAVAESCTGGQIAHWLTSVPGSSEYFVMSAVTYANTAKETMLNVSRKTLLKYGAVHEETAKAMAEGARQIAKTTYGISTSGVAGPAGGDEEKPVGTVCIALATPDDTFVYRFHSPFGERDRNIKIFAMNALDVLRRHLQGLPPPSWAREYKP; encoded by the coding sequence ATGCAGACGATTCACGCGCAAATCCTGGCCACAGGCGATGAACTGACCACAGGGACCCTGGTGGATTCCAATTCGGCCTATATGGCTGAACAGCTTGAAATGATGGGCGTTTCCGTCAGGCGGCACGTCACGGTTGGCGACGACATGGACGACCTGGTCCGGGCGTTAAAGGATATTGGAGAGCAGGCGGACGTGGCTTTGGTCACCGGCGGCTTGGGGCCCACCATGGACGACCTGTCAGCGGAAGCGGCGGCCAAAGCCGCGGGCGTGGACCTGGAGCTGGACGAAGAGGCCCTGGCCTGGATCGAAGCGCTTTTTAAATCCGTGGGCCGGAACCTGGGCCGGAATTTGGGTGAGTCCAACCGCAAACAGGCGTATTTTCCCCAAGGATCGGTGCGCCTGGACAACCCCGTGGGCACGGCGCCCGGTTTTTCCCTGATCATCGGCAAGTGCCGATTCTTTTTTATGCCGGGCGTGCCGCGCGAAATGAAACTTATGCTGGCGGACCAGGTGATTCCCCGCATCGAGGAAATGCTGGAGGATGTAACCATTTCGGGTATGCGGACCATCTGCACCTACGGCATGCCTGAAGCCCGGGTGGGCGAACTCATAGCCGACGTTGCGGACGGCGAGCCCGGCATGAAAATAGGGCTTAGGGCCAGCTTTCCCGTTATCCAGGTGAAGATCTACGCCCGGGCCGAAAGCAAAATGGGCGTGGAACGCATCCTGGACGAAGGCACGGACAAGATTTTGGATCGGCTGAAAAATAACGTGTTTTCCGTGGGCGGCCGAAACATGGAGGAAGTGGTGGGGCTGATGTTGAAGGACGAAAAAGCCACCCTGGCCGTGGCCGAATCCTGCACCGGCGGGCAGATCGCCCACTGGCTGACCAGCGTGCCCGGCAGCTCGGAGTATTTCGTCATGTCCGCCGTCACCTACGCCAACACAGCCAAAGAGACCATGCTGAACGTCTCCCGCAAAACCTTGTTGAAGTACGGCGCCGTGCATGAGGAAACCGCCAAGGCCATGGCCGAAGGCGCCCGCCAGATAGCCAAGACCACCTACGGCATTTCCACCAGCGGGGTGGCCGGCCCGGCCGGCGGCGACGAGGAAAAGCCGGTGGGAACCGTGTGCATCGCCCTGGCCACGCCGGACGACACCTTTGTGTATCGGTTTCATTCCCCCTTTGGCGAGCGGGACCGGAACATAAAGATTTTCGCCATGAACGCCCTGGACGTGCTTCGCCGTCATCTCCAAGGTCTTCCCCCGCCCTCCTGGGCCAGGGAGTATAAACCCTGA
- a CDS encoding tetratricopeptide repeat protein, whose amino-acid sequence MLFEQSNRWLFVMVCLAVMTVLSCAGYNSLSPKAQPQGEPPGCLALGNKYFLGDGVERDYSQAAMYFQKAADEQDAPEAWFMLGRMHLEGLGFEQDIKEGARDYAKAANLGHDEARYQLAALFFSSRAYDEAFDWAAPAAKNNHAKAQFLVGMLFLEVGDNDLALEWLARSAVKGHAPAAGIIASLGASPQDLPDPSAPVREDMMANPFK is encoded by the coding sequence ATGCTGTTCGAGCAATCCAATCGATGGTTATTCGTCATGGTCTGTCTTGCGGTCATGACAGTCCTATCCTGCGCCGGATACAATTCCCTGTCACCCAAGGCTCAACCCCAAGGGGAGCCTCCGGGCTGCCTGGCCCTGGGAAACAAATATTTCCTGGGCGACGGCGTGGAGCGGGACTACTCCCAGGCTGCCATGTATTTTCAAAAAGCGGCGGACGAACAAGACGCCCCCGAGGCGTGGTTCATGCTGGGCCGCATGCACTTGGAGGGCCTGGGCTTTGAGCAGGATATCAAGGAGGGCGCCAGGGATTACGCCAAGGCGGCCAACCTGGGCCATGACGAAGCCCGGTACCAGCTTGCAGCCTTGTTTTTCTCCTCCCGGGCTTATGACGAAGCCTTTGACTGGGCCGCGCCCGCGGCCAAAAACAACCACGCCAAGGCTCAATTCCTTGTTGGCATGCTTTTTCTGGAGGTGGGCGACAACGATCTCGCCCTGGAATGGCTGGCCCGCTCCGCCGTAAAGGGACACGCCCCGGCCGCCGGCATTATCGCCTCTTTGGGCGCATCCCCCCAAGACCTTCCCGATCCCTCCGCCCCCGTCCGGGAGGACATGATGGCCAATCCGTTTAAGTAG
- a CDS encoding MauE/DoxX family redox-associated membrane protein, with amino-acid sequence MESGNIAFVQGGGGKGSQFFPVWLYRVGRIVLAGVFLWSGIAKIQDPRSFAVIIEAFGLLPEIAIEPISLLLPILEIAAAVGILLDVKGSLGMITGMLILFIFVLGYGLHMGLDVDCGCFGPDDPEAEAFHSLRPALYRDFVMMAGVAYLYIWRYARSVRPVRPIEILTVWKKGNKND; translated from the coding sequence ATGGAATCAGGAAATATAGCATTCGTGCAAGGCGGCGGGGGAAAAGGCTCCCAGTTTTTCCCCGTATGGCTGTATCGGGTGGGCAGGATCGTTTTGGCGGGCGTTTTCTTATGGTCCGGCATCGCCAAAATTCAGGATCCCAGGTCCTTTGCGGTGATCATCGAGGCTTTCGGGCTGCTGCCGGAAATCGCCATCGAGCCGATCTCCCTGTTGCTGCCTATCCTGGAAATCGCCGCCGCCGTCGGCATATTGCTGGACGTGAAAGGCAGCTTGGGCATGATCACCGGCATGCTGATTTTATTCATTTTCGTCCTGGGGTACGGCCTGCATATGGGACTGGACGTGGATTGCGGCTGTTTCGGCCCGGACGATCCCGAGGCGGAGGCCTTTCATAGCCTGCGTCCGGCTTTGTACCGCGACTTTGTGATGATGGCCGGCGTGGCCTATCTATACATCTGGCGTTACGCGAGATCGGTGCGCCCTGTGCGTCCGATTGAAATTCTAACTGTTTGGAAGAAAGGCAACAAAAATGACTAA
- a CDS encoding FmdB family zinc ribbon protein: MPIYEFHCNKCDANFEQLLMGSDKPECPKCASNDVNRLLSACGFVSKGGGGETVSSSAGVSSCAGCSATSCASCGSS; the protein is encoded by the coding sequence ATGCCAATTTATGAATTTCATTGCAATAAATGCGACGCCAACTTTGAGCAGCTTTTAATGGGCAGCGACAAGCCCGAATGCCCCAAATGCGCCTCCAATGACGTGAACAGGCTGCTGTCAGCCTGCGGCTTTGTGAGCAAAGGCGGCGGCGGAGAGACCGTTTCCAGTTCGGCGGGCGTTTCCTCCTGCGCGGGCTGCTCTGCAACCAGTTGCGCTTCCTGCGGGTCGTCCTGA
- a CDS encoding MFS transporter, whose product MAASLSAYAFVQDVWLLAVLRGFHGLAFVIGLTALISLTVSVVPPLKSGQAFGAITVANLFPYAIMPPAVEYVLAKGGTQGAVFMGTGIVMAAAPPFLWLVSRMEAFSVQERPKEEDVLSRREVLDNFKSPVMLFLLAMSGAAYLCFAMVFYFLKSYGGAIGIQQVGHFFTLTIIFMIGVRVAAFSFFDRWNKAWVCGVGLIYVGLCFYLLGTVRSPWLFFGSGALLGLGWGITMPLIGALIFDASPPRLRSFNTNMMIEMIDGGYFLAPTMGAAIASSLGYSALLYFEAGVSVLFGIGALRLARKI is encoded by the coding sequence ATGGCGGCGAGTCTGTCCGCATACGCTTTTGTGCAGGACGTGTGGCTATTGGCCGTGCTCCGGGGATTCCATGGCCTGGCTTTTGTAATCGGGCTCACCGCGTTGATTTCCCTCACCGTCAGCGTGGTTCCTCCCTTGAAAAGCGGCCAGGCCTTTGGCGCGATAACGGTGGCGAACCTTTTTCCCTACGCCATAATGCCGCCCGCAGTGGAGTACGTCCTGGCGAAGGGCGGGACCCAGGGCGCGGTGTTTATGGGGACCGGAATCGTCATGGCGGCGGCGCCTCCTTTTTTATGGCTCGTAAGCCGCATGGAAGCCTTTTCCGTCCAGGAGCGGCCCAAGGAGGAAGACGTCCTTTCAAGGCGGGAGGTTTTGGATAATTTCAAGTCGCCGGTTATGCTTTTTTTACTGGCCATGTCCGGTGCGGCGTATTTGTGTTTCGCCATGGTTTTTTATTTCCTGAAGAGTTACGGCGGCGCCATCGGAATCCAACAGGTCGGGCATTTTTTCACTCTCACCATTATTTTTATGATCGGCGTGCGGGTGGCTGCTTTTTCCTTTTTCGACCGCTGGAACAAGGCCTGGGTGTGCGGCGTAGGGCTTATTTATGTGGGATTGTGCTTTTATTTGCTGGGGACGGTTCGCAGCCCCTGGCTGTTTTTCGGATCAGGCGCGTTGTTGGGGCTGGGATGGGGAATAACCATGCCGCTTATCGGCGCGCTTATATTCGACGCATCGCCGCCCAGGCTGCGGTCCTTCAATACCAACATGATGATCGAGATGATCGACGGAGGCTATTTTCTGGCCCCTACCATGGGCGCAGCCATTGCGTCGTCTTTGGGATATTCGGCCTTGTTGTATTTTGAAGCGGGAGTTTCCGTATTGTTCGGGATTGGGGCTTTAAGGCTGGCGAGAAAGATATAG
- a CDS encoding Mut7-C RNAse domain-containing protein yields MDPLLAVDRSMGRLAKWLRLLGYDTVFDPGMGDKEFLSLAEQGRILITRTRALFGKTGEARMVEIVDGDPNVQLAETVKRLGLRIDRSKAFGRCIRCNVPVEPIERARAADRVPDYVFETHQDFAHCPRCKRIYWQGSHQNRGLAMLESMI; encoded by the coding sequence TTGGACCCTCTTCTGGCAGTAGACAGGAGCATGGGGCGCCTTGCCAAATGGTTGAGGCTTTTAGGCTACGACACGGTTTTTGACCCCGGCATGGGCGACAAGGAGTTTCTATCCCTGGCGGAGCAAGGGCGCATCCTCATTACCAGGACGCGGGCTTTGTTCGGAAAAACCGGTGAAGCCCGAATGGTGGAAATCGTTGACGGAGATCCCAACGTGCAGTTGGCCGAGACGGTAAAACGCCTGGGCCTGCGCATTGACCGAAGCAAGGCTTTTGGGCGATGCATACGCTGCAACGTTCCTGTAGAGCCTATTGAACGGGCGAGGGCGGCCGACCGGGTTCCGGATTATGTTTTTGAAACGCATCAGGACTTCGCCCATTGCCCTCGATGCAAGCGGATTTACTGGCAGGGCAGCCACCAAAACAGGGGGTTGGCCATGCTGGAAAGCATGATTTAA
- a CDS encoding rhodanese-like domain-containing protein: MTKTLKVVLAIALVGLLAASPAWAFKNKFEKEVDAEAQAVKLVREVQRGGYDLVTTDELKKWMDEGKDMVIIDTMPYEGSYVKNHVPGAVQFLFPIPDMNEWDVKETDGKTQADFAALLGPDKDKTIVIYCGFVKCTRSHNGAAWAEKMGYKNVYRYSGGIFAWKGADYEVGKVEK, translated from the coding sequence ATGACTAAGACTTTGAAAGTGGTTCTGGCGATCGCTCTGGTAGGCCTTCTTGCCGCAAGCCCCGCCTGGGCGTTCAAGAACAAGTTTGAGAAGGAAGTAGATGCTGAAGCCCAAGCCGTCAAGCTGGTGCGCGAAGTGCAAAGGGGCGGCTACGACCTGGTGACCACCGATGAGCTGAAAAAGTGGATGGACGAAGGCAAGGATATGGTCATCATTGACACCATGCCTTACGAGGGCTCCTACGTGAAGAATCATGTTCCCGGGGCCGTCCAGTTCCTGTTCCCCATTCCGGACATGAACGAGTGGGACGTCAAGGAAACCGACGGAAAGACCCAGGCGGACTTTGCAGCCCTGCTGGGCCCTGACAAAGACAAGACCATCGTGATCTACTGCGGATTCGTGAAATGCACCCGCAGCCACAATGGCGCCGCCTGGGCCGAAAAAATGGGCTACAAGAATGTGTACCGTTACAGCGGCGGCATCTTTGCCTGGAAAGGCGCTGACTACGAAGTGGGCAAGGTGGAAAAATAG
- a CDS encoding putative quinol monooxygenase has protein sequence MIAVIAKIPVQEAKRDEALAGVKELMKGVATEEGTLAYSLNINKKDPNTLVIIEKYKDKEALGVHSSTPHFKAFMEKAMTFAAGQPEITVYEEVDSI, from the coding sequence ATGATCGCAGTAATCGCAAAAATTCCGGTCCAGGAAGCCAAAAGAGACGAAGCCCTGGCAGGCGTCAAGGAACTCATGAAAGGCGTCGCAACCGAAGAAGGCACCCTGGCCTACAGCCTCAACATCAACAAAAAAGACCCCAACACCCTGGTTATTATCGAAAAATACAAAGACAAAGAAGCCCTGGGCGTTCACAGCTCCACGCCGCACTTCAAGGCCTTTATGGAAAAAGCCATGACCTTCGCCGCCGGCCAGCCTGAAATCACGGTGTACGAAGAGGTGGATTCCATCTAA